Below is a genomic region from Desulfobotulus pelophilus.
CTTGCGGATAAAGGAAATGATTCATTCCCCCTTTTTGGTTTTTGCGGTCAAAGAGGGCAACGGCAACGCAGGATCCCAGAACGGTTGAAATAACGGTACCCTCATCCGGTATGAAAAGAAATCCTGGTTGCAGCAGATAGCCGGGCAGCATTTCCGGATTATGAACCATAGAATTGCCTTTAAGCCTGGGAAGCCGAACGTTGTCCCTGTCCCCACGAGAGTTTAAAAAAAAGGAGTTCAGTCATCACTGCCGTGTTTTTGTCGGTTCAGACGGGCCATGGTCACCTTGGCTTCTCTCTCCTTGATGGCATTACGCTTGTCGTAGAGTTTTTTTCCACGGGCAAGGGCAAGGGCAACCTTTACTTTCCCTTGTTTAAAATAGAGCTTCACGGGAATCAGAGAATATCCTTTTTCCTTTGTTTTGCCAATCAGTTTGGCAATCTCGGATTTGTGCAGCAGCAGCTTGCGGGTACGCAGAGGCTCATGGTTATTGTAATAAGCATGGGTATAAGGGCTGATATGCATCTGCATGAGAAAAACTTCATTGTTTTTTATCTGAGCATAGGCATCCTTGAGATTGACCTGACCGTTACGCAGGGACTTGACCTCTGTGCCTGTAAGAACAATACCGGTTTCTAGCACGTCTTCAAAGCTGTAGTCGTGCCGCGCTTTGCGGTTTTCAGTGATGATTTTCATACCGGTCACTTCCTGCCTCCTTATAACAGCCGTTATACCTCCTGAAGATTTTTCCAGAATAATGGCCCGGTTTAATGGGCCGTCAGGATGCCGGAACGGAAGTTGTGCTGCCTGGAATTCCCGTTTTGTGGGATGGATTAATATGAATTAACTGAAGTCTGTTTGCATGAATTTTCCGTATTTTTCGCTTATGGCTTCCATTACCTGATAAGTATGACTTTTTTGAAGCAATCCCTCTGTGAAAGTCCTGCAGTCATGGCTTTCCATGTGACGTATCATGTTTTTGATAGCAGGTATGGACTGAGGGTTCATGCTCAGCTCGCGGATACCCAGTCCCAGAAGTACGGGAAGATGAAAAGGGTCACCAGCCATTTCTCCGCACATGGCAACGGATATTCCGGCTTTTTCCGCTTCGTCCACTA
It encodes:
- the smpB gene encoding SsrA-binding protein SmpB, with the protein product MKIITENRKARHDYSFEDVLETGIVLTGTEVKSLRNGQVNLKDAYAQIKNNEVFLMQMHISPYTHAYYNNHEPLRTRKLLLHKSEIAKLIGKTKEKGYSLIPVKLYFKQGKVKVALALARGKKLYDKRNAIKEREAKVTMARLNRQKHGSDD